A window of the Isosphaera pallida ATCC 43644 genome harbors these coding sequences:
- a CDS encoding cation:proton antiporter domain-containing protein, with protein MHHDTNILTDLVVVFAVSGTMVVLFQRLRIPTILGMMLAGVLVGPSLFNFVEAENIELLAEIGVVVLLFTVGLEFSLTRLLSMWKIMLLVGLPQMTLCLGAGTLVGRFWDGSPWNIAIFQGMLVAMSSTAVALKLLIDRGEIGTPHGRIATAVLLFQDLMVILFILALPLLADPQTAPDQQSEPGWLALGKGVGIVAAVLLAAKYLLPPLMGLVVKSRNREAFLIFVVVVCIGTAAATAWAGLSLALGAFLAGLALSESDYAHQVMSDALPFRDTLSSLFFVSLGLSLNLPHLAANLGPILSLSAFLIVVKMLTVAMPVILVGYPIRTALVAAASICQIGEFSFLLVQSGRELQLISPDLSRNFLAAGMLTMALTPPMIRIVQWLVTSSNRLTNDAFLRLQRRKRDASGNTPPSNFHSINGSTSQAQPQSPTQSQGSTSQAQPQSPTQGQPPPSPSHRNDFELEDHVVIAGFGVGGSNLARALKTAAIPYVILDVNPERVRRLRKEGEPIMYGDCSRAVILEHAGIKQARALAIMISDPTSARAAVQIARRLNPDLYILVRTPYIRELPELEKLGANVIIPEDFVSSLELFIQVLRRYRVPRNLVEDLLDEIREDQYLVLRDASKAASTRLKRELGELLDMESCLVRPDSPLAGQTLGESKLRARTGAIVVAIRRNGRLITTPDPETRFQSGDEIICVGDANQLEQAAMLIDPHFLK; from the coding sequence GTGCACCACGACACCAACATCTTGACCGACCTCGTCGTTGTCTTCGCCGTCTCGGGGACGATGGTGGTCTTGTTCCAACGCCTGCGAATCCCTACGATTTTGGGAATGATGTTGGCGGGGGTTCTGGTCGGTCCTTCGTTGTTCAACTTCGTCGAGGCCGAAAACATCGAACTGCTGGCCGAGATCGGGGTGGTTGTGCTGCTATTCACCGTCGGCCTGGAGTTTTCGCTGACCCGCCTGCTCTCGATGTGGAAAATCATGCTCCTGGTTGGACTCCCCCAAATGACCCTCTGTCTGGGCGCGGGAACCTTGGTGGGACGCTTCTGGGACGGCTCGCCCTGGAACATCGCCATCTTCCAGGGCATGTTGGTGGCGATGTCCAGCACCGCCGTGGCGCTGAAACTCTTGATCGACCGCGGCGAAATCGGTACTCCCCACGGCCGAATTGCCACGGCGGTCCTGTTGTTCCAAGACCTGATGGTGATTTTGTTCATTCTGGCGTTGCCTCTGTTGGCCGACCCCCAAACCGCTCCCGATCAGCAGTCCGAACCGGGCTGGCTAGCGCTGGGCAAAGGGGTAGGGATCGTAGCGGCGGTGCTGCTGGCGGCCAAATATCTTTTGCCACCGTTGATGGGACTGGTGGTCAAGTCGCGTAACCGCGAAGCCTTCCTGATCTTCGTAGTGGTCGTCTGCATCGGCACCGCTGCGGCGACCGCCTGGGCCGGGTTGTCGCTGGCTTTAGGCGCGTTCCTGGCCGGCCTAGCGCTCTCGGAATCTGACTATGCTCACCAAGTCATGTCCGACGCCTTGCCGTTTCGCGACACCCTCAGCAGCCTCTTTTTCGTCTCGTTGGGGCTGAGCCTCAACCTGCCCCACCTGGCGGCCAACCTTGGGCCGATCCTGTCGCTGTCGGCCTTTCTGATCGTGGTCAAAATGCTCACCGTCGCAATGCCCGTCATTTTGGTCGGCTACCCCATCCGCACCGCCCTAGTCGCGGCGGCCTCCATTTGTCAAATCGGCGAGTTCTCCTTCCTTCTGGTGCAAAGCGGCCGCGAGCTTCAGTTGATTTCTCCCGACCTCTCCCGCAACTTCCTAGCCGCCGGCATGCTGACCATGGCGCTGACGCCCCCCATGATCCGCATCGTTCAGTGGCTGGTCACCTCCTCCAACCGTCTTACTAACGACGCCTTTCTCCGCCTCCAGCGTCGGAAGCGGGACGCCTCCGGCAACACCCCCCCCTCCAACTTCCATTCCATCAACGGTTCAACGTCTCAAGCTCAACCTCAATCGCCTACGCAAAGCCAAGGTTCAACGTCTCAAGCTCAACCTCAATCGCCTACGCAAGGCCAACCCCCACCTTCTCCTTCTCATCGCAACGATTTCGAGCTAGAGGACCACGTCGTCATCGCCGGATTCGGCGTGGGCGGCTCCAACCTCGCCCGCGCTCTGAAAACCGCTGCCATCCCCTACGTCATTCTCGATGTCAATCCCGAACGAGTCCGGCGACTCCGCAAGGAGGGCGAGCCCATCATGTACGGCGATTGCTCCCGCGCCGTCATCCTAGAACACGCCGGCATCAAACAAGCCCGCGCCCTGGCGATCATGATTTCCGACCCCACTAGCGCCCGCGCCGCGGTGCAAATCGCCCGTCGGCTCAACCCCGATCTCTACATTTTGGTCCGCACTCCCTACATCCGCGAACTTCCCGAACTCGAAAAGCTGGGCGCGAATGTCATCATCCCCGAAGATTTCGTCTCTTCCCTCGAACTGTTCATCCAGGTGTTGAGACGTTATCGGGTGCCGCGCAACCTGGTCGAAGACCTGCTGGACGAAATCCGCGAGGATCAGTATCTGGTGTTGCGCGACGCCTCCAAAGCGGCCTCGACTCGACTCAAACGCGAACTGGGCGAACTGCTCGACATGGAAAGCTGCCTGGTTCGACCCGACTCCCCGCTGGCGGGCCAAACCCTGGGTGAGTCCAAACTCCGCGCCCGCACCGGCGCGATTGTGGTGGCGATCCGCCGCAACGGCCGGTTAATCACCACGCCCGACCCCGAAACCCGCTTCCAATCCGGCGACGAAATCATCTGCGTCGGCGACGCCAACCAGCTCGAACAGGCTGCTATGCTGATCGACCCCCATTTCCTGAAGTGA
- a CDS encoding efflux RND transporter permease subunit: MLNQLITSSIANRGFVTLASLGVGLLGVWSMLRLPLDAVPDLTNVQVQVITETPGLSPLEVEANLSLPVESVMGGLPNVEQVRSVSKFGISVVTIVFHEGTDLLKARQTVAERLPMAAEAIPRGLGQPQLGPMATALGEIYQFQVVGDGYSPMELRSILDWFIAPQLRTVPGVTEVNAHGGEVKTFEIRPDPDALAERGLTLDDLSRAVERDNLAVGGGYLVSGGEARYIRSNTRIERLEDLAAVTIAERNGVPIRVGDVAEVVAAPLIRAGLVTRDGQGEVVTGLVMMLLGENSRLTVEAVKAELERLKTGLPPGVRIEPLYDRATLVDQALRTVKANLTEGGLLVIAVLLALLGNLRAGLMVAAVIPLSMCFAANLMLTFGVTASLMSLGAIDFGLIVDSSVIMIENCARRLGLEGGLRPQAEIVRDAAIEVRKPTLFGELIIAIVYLPILTLAGTEGKLFRPMALTVVFALVGSMIFSMTLMPALAAMLLKVRHEEREVLLVRLIKRVYEPFLDFLTARPLRALIPAVLLLGLTLPLAWNLGAEFMPKLNEGDLLVEMVRIPSAALEEVVPVSSKVETILKRFPEVQTVYSKTGRPEIANDVMGVHQTDVWVLLKPQDQWRADIDREGLIEQMSAALEREVVGARFGFTQPIEMRVNELVAGVKSDVAAILSGPDLTVLAAKAEEIGRVMEAIPGATDLKVPSLGRLPTLTIVPRRERLAMYGLSTRDVQDVVEALGGKPVGLALEGQARRPIQIRYPLHWRTDPEAIGRIRVVDRSGRPIPLSELADIRLDEGPSEVERERMQRRAVVGVNVRGRDIASFVAEAEEAIRKKVELPPGTILRWGGQFEHLETARTRLMIVTPMALILIFMLLNASVGSWSLTCLIALALPMAVTGGVFALAVRDLPFSISAAVGFIALFGVAVLNGLVWVSAAERLRKDEAMSAADAARHASLERLRPILMTAFTGGFGFLPMALATTPGAEIQRPLATVVIGGLVTSTLLTTLVLPTIYPWFAPRTTPPPHA; this comes from the coding sequence ATGCTCAATCAACTCATCACCTCTTCGATCGCCAATCGCGGCTTCGTGACGCTGGCGAGCCTAGGCGTGGGTCTGCTCGGGGTCTGGTCCATGCTCCGTCTGCCATTGGACGCGGTGCCCGACCTGACCAACGTGCAAGTGCAGGTCATCACCGAAACCCCAGGGCTGAGTCCTCTGGAGGTCGAGGCCAACTTATCGCTGCCGGTCGAGAGCGTCATGGGCGGCCTGCCCAACGTCGAACAGGTGCGTTCGGTCTCCAAGTTCGGCATTTCCGTGGTGACAATCGTGTTCCACGAAGGAACCGACCTGCTCAAGGCGCGTCAGACGGTGGCTGAGCGTCTGCCGATGGCCGCCGAGGCGATTCCCCGCGGCCTGGGCCAACCCCAACTCGGACCGATGGCTACCGCGTTGGGCGAGATCTACCAGTTTCAAGTGGTCGGCGACGGTTATTCGCCGATGGAGTTGCGTTCCATTCTGGATTGGTTCATTGCCCCTCAGCTGCGAACTGTGCCGGGGGTCACCGAGGTCAACGCGCACGGCGGCGAGGTCAAGACCTTCGAGATTCGTCCCGACCCCGACGCGCTGGCCGAACGCGGCCTGACCTTGGACGATCTGTCCAGGGCCGTCGAACGGGATAACCTGGCAGTAGGTGGCGGCTATTTGGTCTCGGGAGGCGAGGCCCGCTACATTCGATCGAACACACGGATCGAACGGCTTGAAGACCTTGCGGCGGTGACAATCGCCGAGCGCAACGGCGTGCCGATCCGGGTAGGCGACGTGGCCGAGGTGGTCGCCGCTCCTCTGATCCGGGCCGGGTTAGTCACTCGGGATGGCCAAGGCGAGGTGGTCACCGGTTTGGTCATGATGCTGCTGGGCGAAAACTCGCGGTTGACCGTCGAGGCGGTCAAAGCCGAGCTCGAACGGCTCAAGACCGGACTGCCGCCAGGAGTGCGGATCGAACCGCTTTACGACCGCGCCACCCTGGTCGATCAGGCGTTGAGGACAGTGAAGGCCAACCTCACCGAGGGCGGCCTGCTGGTCATCGCGGTGTTGTTGGCCTTGCTGGGCAACCTGAGGGCCGGGTTGATGGTCGCGGCGGTCATTCCGCTGTCGATGTGTTTCGCCGCCAACTTGATGCTGACCTTCGGCGTCACCGCTAGCCTCATGAGCCTCGGCGCGATCGACTTCGGCCTGATTGTCGATTCCAGCGTCATCATGATCGAGAATTGCGCCCGCCGCCTGGGTTTGGAGGGAGGGTTGAGGCCCCAGGCCGAGATCGTCCGCGACGCGGCGATCGAAGTCCGCAAACCCACGTTGTTCGGCGAACTGATCATCGCCATTGTTTATCTACCGATTCTCACTCTCGCTGGCACCGAGGGCAAACTGTTCCGACCTATGGCGTTGACGGTCGTGTTCGCCCTGGTCGGCTCGATGATCTTTTCAATGACCCTCATGCCCGCCCTGGCGGCGATGCTGCTCAAGGTGCGCCATGAGGAACGCGAAGTCTTATTGGTGCGTCTTATCAAGCGAGTTTATGAACCTTTTCTCGATTTTCTGACTGCCCGACCATTACGCGCCTTGATTCCCGCAGTCCTGTTGCTGGGGTTGACGCTGCCATTGGCGTGGAACCTTGGGGCTGAGTTTATGCCCAAGCTTAACGAGGGCGATTTGTTGGTGGAAATGGTCCGCATTCCCTCCGCGGCGCTGGAGGAGGTGGTTCCCGTTTCCTCCAAGGTGGAAACGATCCTCAAACGATTTCCCGAAGTCCAGACGGTCTATTCCAAAACCGGTCGGCCCGAGATCGCCAACGACGTGATGGGGGTCCATCAAACCGATGTTTGGGTGTTGCTTAAACCCCAGGACCAATGGCGCGCCGACATCGACCGCGAGGGCTTGATCGAACAAATGAGCGCGGCTCTGGAACGCGAGGTTGTCGGAGCGCGGTTCGGCTTCACCCAACCGATCGAGATGCGGGTCAATGAACTGGTGGCTGGGGTGAAATCCGACGTGGCGGCGATTCTCTCGGGTCCTGACTTAACCGTGCTGGCCGCCAAGGCCGAGGAGATTGGCCGCGTCATGGAGGCGATCCCTGGCGCGACCGACCTCAAGGTACCTTCATTGGGACGGCTGCCCACCCTGACCATTGTTCCCCGCCGCGAACGCCTCGCGATGTACGGCCTTTCCACCCGCGACGTGCAAGACGTGGTCGAAGCCCTGGGCGGCAAGCCGGTGGGCCTGGCTCTGGAAGGTCAAGCCCGTCGTCCGATTCAAATCCGCTACCCTCTCCACTGGAGAACCGACCCTGAAGCGATCGGCCGAATCCGGGTGGTCGATCGTTCGGGACGCCCCATCCCGCTCAGCGAACTTGCCGACATCCGCCTGGATGAGGGTCCGAGCGAAGTCGAACGGGAACGGATGCAACGACGCGCCGTGGTCGGCGTCAACGTTCGGGGCCGCGACATCGCCTCGTTCGTCGCCGAGGCCGAGGAGGCGATTCGCAAAAAGGTCGAACTGCCCCCCGGAACCATTCTGCGCTGGGGCGGCCAGTTCGAACACCTCGAAACCGCCCGGACCCGCTTGATGATCGTCACGCCGATGGCGTTGATTCTGATCTTTATGCTCCTTAATGCATCTGTTGGTTCCTGGAGCCTGACGTGCTTGATTGCGCTGGCGTTGCCGATGGCGGTCACCGGCGGAGTCTTCGCCCTAGCCGTCCGCGACCTGCCGTTCTCGATCTCGGCGGCCGTGGGTTTCATCGCGTTATTCGGCGTGGCGGTCCTCAACGGCCTGGTCTGGGTCTCCGCCGCTGAACGCCTGCGCAAAGATGAGGCGATGTCTGCCGCCGACGCGGCACGCCACGCTTCGCTGGAACGGCTCCGACCGATCCTTATGACCGCCTTCACTGGTGGCTTCGGTTTTCTACCGATGGCCCTGGCCACCACCCCAGGCGCGGAAATCCAACGCCCCCTGGCCACCGTGGTCATCGGCGGACTCGTCACCTCCACCTTGCTGACCACCCTTGTCCTGCCCACCATCTACCCCTGGTTCGCCCCCCGGACAACCCCACCGCCCCACGCCTAA
- a CDS encoding efflux RND transporter periplasmic adaptor subunit — MSVSTSPPPPSSQSPGGDYEGAPVRPGSTTHHTAGPLPLARDGTRPSPGVVREALSRGNGVGTHQRMWLKPTRRTMLIGSLAAFVGLLAVWATATLIRSESTVPEPTKTTVQPQTIGFDRVALRVRDLMEAGLTLETCSRQPLLKTIDVPGVLEADHDLEVIIRARVGGVIRAVPVVKGKRVSQGEVLAIIESPELAQARLEHRARLREAQAARIDAEWQTQVASGVERLVEALRHDPDALEIERRFAELPLGDARRQLIQSYAAWRTAQINLDRQGIYVREGIVGPSRWNQAAREAAAAQSSFESARDQVARDARQAALKSQQALKLAQGRVFDSRARLEVLGDDPATIALIERLEDEPTSNQSGGLDWTAHLVRAPFDGIVLDRPIGPGQQVDRGEALIPFANLDRLHLIAKIPESLIGALPAMGSNLSFTTPAHPGRRFAARLEAIGGQLDPANRSLPVLAEVENPDQALKLGMAVRVELVIEDPQPVLSVPRASVQDLEGRPVVFELAPDPTGTNPAADSTQDDEPRRLFLVRRVELGEIRDNRVVIHSGLHEGAIIAAQGSFLLKSELILQNEPEEE; from the coding sequence ATGTCCGTTTCCACCTCCCCTCCTCCACCCAGCAGCCAATCCCCCGGCGGCGACTACGAAGGCGCGCCGGTTCGTCCTGGTTCGACGACCCACCACACGGCCGGTCCTCTCCCCCTAGCTCGAGACGGAACGCGACCGTCGCCGGGGGTCGTCCGCGAAGCCCTCTCCAGAGGCAACGGTGTCGGCACGCATCAACGGATGTGGTTGAAACCCACCCGGCGAACCATGTTGATCGGCTCCCTCGCCGCGTTTGTGGGGTTGCTCGCGGTGTGGGCAACCGCGACCTTGATCCGCTCGGAATCCACGGTGCCTGAGCCGACCAAAACCACGGTTCAACCCCAGACCATCGGCTTCGACCGCGTGGCGCTTCGCGTCCGCGATTTAATGGAGGCGGGTTTGACGTTGGAAACCTGCTCACGTCAACCGCTTCTCAAAACGATTGATGTGCCGGGCGTCCTTGAAGCCGACCATGATCTTGAGGTGATCATTCGAGCGCGAGTGGGAGGGGTGATCCGCGCGGTGCCGGTGGTCAAGGGCAAGCGAGTTTCCCAAGGCGAGGTGCTGGCGATCATCGAGAGTCCCGAGTTAGCCCAGGCTCGGCTCGAACACCGCGCCCGTTTACGCGAGGCGCAAGCAGCGCGGATCGACGCGGAGTGGCAAACCCAGGTCGCTTCGGGCGTGGAGCGACTGGTCGAGGCGCTTCGGCACGACCCCGACGCGTTGGAAATCGAACGCCGCTTCGCCGAGCTTCCCCTAGGCGACGCCCGCCGGCAGCTCATTCAGTCCTACGCTGCCTGGCGAACGGCTCAGATCAATCTGGACCGTCAAGGGATTTACGTCCGCGAAGGGATCGTGGGACCAAGCCGTTGGAATCAGGCGGCGCGGGAGGCGGCCGCGGCGCAATCGAGCTTCGAATCGGCCCGCGATCAGGTGGCCCGCGACGCCCGACAGGCCGCCCTCAAATCTCAACAGGCTCTCAAACTCGCCCAAGGACGAGTCTTCGACTCTCGCGCCCGTTTAGAGGTTCTGGGCGACGACCCGGCGACAATCGCGCTGATCGAACGGCTGGAGGATGAACCAACCTCAAATCAGTCTGGCGGCCTCGATTGGACGGCCCACCTAGTCCGCGCCCCCTTCGACGGCATCGTGTTGGATCGACCCATCGGCCCCGGTCAACAGGTCGATCGGGGCGAGGCGCTGATTCCGTTCGCCAACCTGGACCGGCTCCATCTCATCGCCAAGATTCCCGAATCGCTCATTGGAGCCCTGCCGGCGATGGGTTCCAACCTGTCCTTTACAACCCCCGCTCACCCTGGACGTCGATTCGCGGCCCGCCTGGAGGCGATCGGCGGCCAACTCGACCCCGCCAACCGCAGTCTGCCGGTGCTGGCTGAAGTCGAGAACCCCGACCAAGCGCTCAAGCTCGGCATGGCAGTTCGCGTCGAGCTGGTCATTGAGGACCCTCAACCAGTTCTGAGCGTCCCCCGTGCGTCGGTTCAAGATCTCGAAGGCCGTCCTGTCGTCTTTGAGTTGGCCCCCGACCCAACCGGGACCAACCCCGCCGCCGACTCCACCCAGGACGACGAACCACGCCGGCTCTTCTTGGTCCGGCGGGTCGAACTCGGCGAGATCCGTGACAATCGCGTAGTGATCCACTCGGGTCTCCACGAGGGCGCGATCATCGCGGCTCAAGGCTCCTTTCTGCTCAAGAGCGAATTGATCCTGCAAAACGAGCCCGAGGAGGAATGA
- a CDS encoding DUF1559 domain-containing protein, whose translation MQRPQAPRPTSRGFTLIELLVVIAIIAVLIALLLPAVQSAREAARRIQCTNQLKQVGLALHNYEGVNGVLPLTLSIVGTNNTVAWTSSFGGFPRILPFVEQSPLANMINFSAEMYSPPNATATATYLGLLVCPSEPNTVFTHPVGGRMSVCNYGFCMGDWFVFGGTSSTRRNRSAFGANMSRRFAEFTDGLSNTLFLSEGKSYQAYYRDCPTLTNINNPDLIPDPTADPYQVAPEYRDGRCVIRLGEGHCEWVETGVHHTGFTTAWPPNKKISGGPQNQYADLDLTSRREKIGGPTFAAITARSHHPGGVNALFGDGSVKFVKDTINPFTWRALGTVSGGEVVGGDW comes from the coding sequence TTGCAACGACCTCAAGCGCCCCGGCCAACATCGCGTGGCTTTACGCTGATCGAGCTTCTGGTGGTGATCGCCATCATCGCGGTGCTGATCGCGTTGTTGTTGCCGGCGGTTCAGTCAGCACGAGAGGCGGCCAGGCGGATTCAATGCACCAACCAACTCAAACAGGTGGGCCTCGCGCTGCATAACTACGAGGGTGTCAACGGCGTTTTGCCGCTCACGCTCTCCATTGTCGGCACCAACAACACCGTGGCCTGGACCAGCAGTTTCGGCGGCTTTCCCCGAATTCTACCGTTCGTCGAGCAATCGCCGCTGGCCAATATGATCAACTTCTCTGCCGAGATGTACTCCCCGCCCAACGCGACGGCGACGGCCACCTATTTAGGGTTGCTCGTCTGTCCCAGCGAGCCCAACACTGTCTTCACCCACCCAGTGGGCGGACGCATGAGCGTGTGCAACTATGGTTTTTGCATGGGCGACTGGTTCGTGTTTGGTGGCACGAGTTCGACTCGCCGCAACCGCTCGGCCTTCGGCGCGAACATGTCGCGCCGCTTCGCCGAGTTCACCGACGGCCTGAGCAACACGCTCTTCCTCTCAGAAGGCAAATCGTATCAAGCGTACTACCGCGATTGTCCCACGCTGACGAATATCAACAACCCCGACTTGATTCCCGACCCCACCGCCGACCCTTATCAAGTCGCGCCGGAATACCGCGACGGTCGGTGCGTGATTCGTCTGGGCGAAGGGCATTGCGAATGGGTGGAAACAGGGGTTCACCACACCGGGTTCACCACTGCCTGGCCGCCCAACAAGAAAATCTCGGGTGGACCTCAAAACCAGTATGCCGACCTCGATTTGACCAGTCGCCGCGAGAAAATCGGCGGTCCGACCTTCGCGGCGATCACTGCCCGCAGCCACCATCCCGGCGGGGTCAATGCGCTGTTTGGCGATGGCTCGGTGAAGTTCGTCAAAGACACCATCAACCCGTTCACTTGGCGGGCGCTGGGGACCGTTTCCGGCGGTGAGGTGGTCGGCGGCGACTGGTGA
- a CDS encoding HD domain-containing protein, producing MLRYHDRVYGEVVLDDPGVLGIIATPTFQRLKGVRQAGPSVLAFPFKTVTRYEHSLGVHHLLTLLGASRRERIAGLLHDISHTAFSHAVDFLHHTEEQAHHESIKPRFLHRPDLAAAIRAAGFEPDDFVDDTIFPLLEQPLPKLCADRVDYFLRDSLACGVTRPEEAARDLMHLTVHDGLLAMTDPDVARDVAARFAIMNRNWWAGPIEAFIYNEFAEVLRRGLDLGAINDDDLHGEDDPALAKLRNSGDPEILRRLDRVAQPSPDEVAAYLPRITPKMRWLDPPVILDNQLVPLSCHPAGRPRLATTTAAPRSRPTVRTHNA from the coding sequence ATGTTGAGGTACCACGATCGGGTTTACGGCGAAGTTGTGCTGGACGATCCTGGCGTACTCGGAATTATCGCCACCCCGACCTTCCAACGGCTCAAGGGCGTGCGCCAGGCCGGTCCCTCCGTCCTCGCGTTTCCATTCAAGACGGTGACCCGCTACGAACACTCGCTGGGGGTTCATCACCTCTTGACTCTTTTGGGCGCGTCCCGCCGCGAACGGATCGCCGGCCTGCTGCATGACATCTCACACACCGCCTTCTCCCACGCGGTCGATTTCCTCCACCACACCGAGGAACAGGCCCACCACGAGTCGATCAAACCCCGGTTCCTCCACCGCCCCGACCTGGCTGCTGCCATCCGCGCTGCCGGCTTCGAGCCAGATGACTTCGTGGACGACACCATCTTCCCCCTCCTGGAACAACCCCTCCCCAAACTCTGCGCTGATCGGGTCGATTACTTCCTGCGCGACAGCCTCGCCTGCGGCGTCACCCGCCCCGAAGAGGCCGCCCGCGACCTCATGCACTTGACCGTTCACGACGGCCTTTTAGCCATGACCGACCCCGACGTGGCCCGCGACGTGGCCGCCCGGTTCGCCATCATGAACCGCAATTGGTGGGCTGGTCCTATCGAAGCATTCATTTATAATGAGTTTGCTGAAGTCCTGCGCCGCGGTCTGGATCTCGGCGCGATCAACGACGACGACCTTCACGGCGAGGACGACCCCGCTCTGGCCAAGCTGCGCAACTCGGGCGATCCCGAAATCCTGCGACGGCTCGACCGCGTCGCCCAACCCTCCCCTGACGAAGTGGCCGCCTATCTGCCTCGGATCACCCCCAAGATGCGTTGGCTCGACCCGCCCGTGATCCTGGACAATCAACTCGTCCCCCTCTCCTGCCACCCGGCTGGCCGACCCCGCCTCGCGACCACCACCGCCGCGCCGCGCTCACGTCCCACCGTCCGAACACACAACGCTTAA
- a CDS encoding CHC2 zinc finger domain-containing protein has protein sequence MGFMKGGALRERLEEWKTRLDCRVVARSLGLAGRGSRWFCPSCQPGGGRTPDLAAEAERFRCFKCGAGGDVIALVRLATGLDFAQAVEWLEQRFAAPLERERNGPKGTRSLTRPTIRTNRPSLRERARAEASNAVDLSARAMVFERFRAGCRDPRPGDPAWTFLVERSIHPEAFRRLRVGWLANGGELADLMARLTREWDEPTLIRAGLWRLGRTRTPRTGGPVFRPYGHLDRPILVLPYPWNGRLVHLKVRALIDSSEAEAQGIPRFLSAAGSIPCPYHADALVREPTEETRRGTLWICEGETDTLAALSRGWRAIGVPGWSGFKAGWIARIKGTFRAVRLAMDGDEAGARGAADIAAKFRRAGAPAPRLLPPRPGHDLGDRLRAPNAEALRALLDRLAARGWNLRGRLVHFRPAPGVRTGRLHYPSFNEPEFPEAPDDPRLANLQPVVPGRLWARCGYVRPWTRILCGWMRRQWPDQADALEEDLMTTTREADLIAWLEGRGPAPKPLQPHTRSLLGALGALRVGPLRTLAGRPLADSSNPSGLVGLERILAGTLADLIHRAALEWEGSLEHHPDLSRHADLGLIWFDRLWVEFDPNAVALDTIAARLRYALRLAARFEGLAIDARIET, from the coding sequence ATGGGGTTCATGAAGGGTGGGGCGTTGCGGGAGCGTCTGGAGGAGTGGAAGACACGGCTGGATTGTCGCGTGGTGGCGCGGAGTCTGGGGCTGGCGGGTCGGGGTTCGCGTTGGTTTTGTCCATCGTGTCAGCCGGGCGGGGGACGCACGCCGGACCTGGCGGCCGAGGCAGAGCGGTTCCGCTGCTTCAAGTGTGGCGCGGGGGGCGACGTGATCGCTTTGGTGCGTTTGGCGACCGGGTTGGACTTTGCCCAGGCGGTCGAGTGGCTGGAACAACGGTTCGCCGCGCCTCTGGAGCGGGAGCGGAATGGTCCGAAGGGAACACGTTCCCTAACTCGACCGACAATCAGGACCAACAGGCCGAGTCTGCGGGAACGCGCGAGGGCGGAGGCGTCCAACGCGGTGGACCTGTCGGCGCGGGCGATGGTCTTCGAGCGATTTCGCGCTGGGTGCCGCGACCCGAGGCCGGGCGATCCCGCCTGGACCTTTCTAGTCGAGCGGTCGATTCATCCCGAGGCATTCCGGCGTTTGCGGGTCGGTTGGTTGGCCAACGGTGGGGAACTGGCCGACCTGATGGCTCGTCTCACGCGGGAATGGGATGAGCCGACGTTGATCCGGGCCGGATTGTGGCGACTCGGACGCACCCGCACGCCAAGGACGGGCGGGCCAGTGTTTCGTCCTTATGGTCATCTCGACAGACCAATCCTGGTTTTGCCTTATCCCTGGAATGGCCGACTTGTTCATCTGAAGGTTCGCGCGCTGATAGATTCTTCCGAAGCCGAGGCGCAGGGGATTCCGCGCTTTCTCAGTGCGGCGGGGTCGATTCCCTGTCCGTATCATGCCGACGCGCTTGTGCGTGAGCCAACCGAGGAGACCAGACGCGGCACGCTTTGGATTTGCGAGGGGGAGACCGACACGCTGGCGGCGTTGTCGCGGGGTTGGCGGGCGATTGGGGTGCCGGGGTGGTCGGGCTTCAAGGCGGGATGGATCGCCCGGATCAAGGGGACGTTTCGAGCAGTTCGGCTGGCAATGGACGGCGACGAGGCCGGCGCGCGGGGCGCGGCCGACATCGCTGCCAAGTTTCGCCGCGCCGGCGCGCCCGCACCTCGACTTTTGCCGCCAAGGCCCGGTCACGACCTGGGGGACCGTCTCCGGGCACCCAACGCCGAGGCGCTGCGTGCCCTGCTGGATCGTCTGGCCGCTCGGGGTTGGAATCTGAGAGGACGTTTGGTCCACTTCAGGCCAGCCCCCGGCGTGCGGACAGGGCGGCTGCATTACCCGAGTTTCAACGAGCCGGAGTTCCCCGAAGCGCCCGACGATCCACGTTTGGCCAACCTTCAACCCGTCGTCCCTGGACGCCTCTGGGCACGCTGCGGCTACGTTCGGCCGTGGACCCGGATCCTATGCGGTTGGATGCGTCGGCAATGGCCCGACCAGGCTGACGCCCTGGAAGAGGACTTGATGACCACCACGCGCGAGGCCGACCTGATCGCCTGGCTCGAAGGACGCGGACCGGCTCCCAAGCCATTGCAACCGCACACGCGGTCGCTTCTCGGCGCGTTGGGCGCGCTGAGGGTCGGACCATTGCGAACTTTGGCAGGCCGTCCACTGGCGGATTCCTCCAACCCAAGCGGCCTGGTCGGTTTGGAACGCATCCTCGCCGGAACCCTCGCCGACCTGATCCATCGCGCCGCTCTGGAATGGGAAGGGTCGTTGGAACACCATCCCGACCTGTCCCGTCACGCCGATCTGGGCCTGATCTGGTTTGATCGCCTTTGGGTGGAATTCGACCCCAACGCGGTGGCCCTAGACACGATCGCGGCTCGGCTGCGTTATGCGTTGCGGCTGGCGGCCCGTTTCGAGGGGCTGGCGATCGACGCACGGATCGAGACGTAA